In Bacillota bacterium, the genomic window AGCGCCTCATTGCCGTGTGGGTGGAAGCGCTTCATCGTCTCCCCACACACAGCGGCGCATTTGACGTGGGCACTGTTGGGGGTAACGCCCATCTCGCGCATCGCGTAGAGGATACGCCTCTGCACCGGCTTCAGCCCGTCGCGCACATCGGGCAGGGCGCGCGCGATGATGGTGCTCATCGCATAACCGAGATACGAACGGCTTAACTCTTCTTCCAGCGGTACAATCTCAATCTCCGGCACTCGTTCGGCAATCTCCTCTGGCATTCGCGGGTTTCCTTTCTTGCGGGTAAGGGTTGGTAGACAGAAGCTACCATGTTATTATAACAAAAGCGGCTGTCTCTCGCAACACTGGCAGGTGTCAAAAAGGGGCGGCTCGCGCCGCCCCTCGGAACCCACTATCACATCGCCTTGTTCACGATGTCGCTCAGCGATACCACGCCCATCAGACGGTGCTCCCCAATCACCGGCGCACGAGACAGACCCGTGTTCGCCAGCAGCCGTGCCACGTACTTCACGTCCAGATTGGGATTGACCACCACCAGCGGCTTGCTCATAATCTCGTGCACCTGCACCGACTGCGGAGAGAGACCCTTCGCCACCACTTTGTACACGATGTCGCGCTGCGTGATAATGCCGTAGGCATCGTCCTCGTTGCGCCGCTCCACAATCAGCGAACGCACCCCCTTCTGTTTCATCAGCGCGACCGCCTCGGCAACGGTGGCAGTGCCCTGAATGGTGACCACGTCGGTGGTCATGATGTCCTTCGCCTTCGGCATGGTAAAGCCCCCCTTTCGTGGTGTGCTTCAGTGCGCTGACCTGCACGATGCGGGAAAGGCTACCTCCTCAGCTCAGGCGTGCTCTGCAATCGCTCCAGCAATTCCATTATAGTGCCGACACCGAGAAAATGCAAGCAGTGGGGAACAGGGGCTGGAGAACGGGGCAGGCAGTTTGACATTTTGCCCTGTCCTGTGTAAAATCTCCGCCTGGGGAAACACAAAAGGAGGCGATGCCATGCGCATGAGACAAAGGGAGCTGCGTCAGCGACGCAAGCGCAAAGAGGAGAAGCAGAAAGCCGCCCGGCGCGAAGCGCGAATGCGTGCCCGGCGTGTGTAAATCGGCTCAAGCCAACCGCAGCTCGAGCTTGATATCGATAGCGGGCGCGGAGTGCGTTAATGCGCCCACCGAGATGGCGTCTACCCCCGTCTCGGCAATTGGGCGCACCGTTTCCAGACGCACCCCGCCCGAGGCTTCCAGAAAAGCCCGCCCTTTAGCCATCCGTACCGCCTCGCGCAGGTCGTCCAGCGTCATGTTATCCAGCAGGATGATGTCCACTCCTGCCTCCAGCGCTTCCTGAACCTGCTGGAGGGTACCGCACTCCACCTCTATCTTCATCGTGTGTGGCAATGTGCGTCGCACGCGATGCACCGCCTCCGTGATGCCCCCACACACCGCGATGTGGTTGTCCTTAATCAATACCGCGTCGTACAGCCCGAAGCGGTGGTTGAAGCCGCCTCCCACCCGTACCGCGTAGCGTTCCAGATAACGCAATCCGGGCGTCGTCTTGCGCGTATCACAGATTCGCACCGGCAGGTCGCGCACTGCCTCCACGAAGCGTGCGGTCAGCGTGGCGATGCCGCTCAATCGCTGCAGAAAGTTCAGCGCAACCCGCTCGGCGACGAGAATTGCCCGCGCCTCTCCGCGTACCACAGCCAGCACCGCACCCGCGTCGAAACGCTGACCCTCTTTCAACATCGGCTCCACCTGTACCCGACTGTCGCAGTGGTAAAATACCCGCTCCGCCACCACCAACCCCGCCAGCACACCCGGTTGCGTGGCGATGAACTCGCCCAGTGCCTCCGTGCCTGGCGGCACCGTCAACAAGGTGGTCATGTCCCCCGTACCAACGTCCTCACGAAGTGCGCAGCCCACGATTTCGTCCACAAGCTTTATGTCCAGTAACGTCGGCATCAGTCCCACTTCACCTCTATCACCTGTTGACACTGCGCGACCCTGCCCAGAACCTGTTGCGCAGAAACCCGCGCCGGCAGGTCCAGCGAAAGCTCATAACGACGGGTACCGGGTAGCAATGTGGGCAGAATACGAACGGATTGCACATCCACCCGCATCGCGGAGAGTATATCGAGCAGAGGCTCAATCACCGCCTCTTCCTCTCGCGCCACCACCTCCAGGTCCCGCACCCGACGCTTCAGCCTGAGAAAACCTTCCAGCAGATGCACCAGCGTCAGTGTCAGGAAAGCCATCACGGTTGCCACCATCGCCATCAACCAGTACTGCCGGTTCAATCCGACTGCGAGCCCGATAGCGGCGGTTGCCCAGATGCTCGCGGCGGTGGTTAACCCGCGTACCGTGCCCCCGAGATGGATGATTGTTCCTGCACCGATGAATCCGATACCTGTTACCACCTGCGCGGCGATGCGCGTGGGGTCGGTATTCGCGCCCTTCATGCCCGCGGAGACCATGCCAAACAGCGCCGCGCCCATTGACAACAGGATATGCGTGCGCAAACCAGCAGGTCTGCCATGCAGCTCGCGTTCCAGCCCCACCACCGCCCCCAGCACACAGGCCAGCAACAAGGGCGTCAAAACATCCCACAAAGAGGACACCGCAATCCCCTCCTGAAAGAGGATGGTTCTATTGTACTGTGGAAGTAAAAAGCAAGCAAGCCCGCACGAAAAAATCGCCTGCTTCCAGAGGCGTCGGGGTTGGGCGAACGCTCTGTGTAGCAGGCTCCATCGATGTGATGGACAGAGTGAAAAGGAGGACATGCGCTACTCATATATACGGGTGGACCGCCCAAAAGGTTCCGCCAGCAGGCTCCAGCATTCCCAGGGCGCGCCCACTGCCGCGTGCACAACGCTTTGCCCTGAGGTAACCTGCCGGAGCCTGCCCTCGTCTAAATTGCGCGGGGATAGCAGGAATCTGAACCTGCCCCGCTGTATGATATACCGTACCCACTGGATGGTACGTCTGCAAACAAACCCGAGGCGAGGAGAGACGACTATGCGAATGCGCTTGAAGGGCTTCATCTCTGCAGGATGGACTCGCGCGCTGCCAGTGTGCGCACTGGTGCTTCTGGTGGCGTCGGCAGCACTTGCTCAGGATGTGGAGGTTTACCGCTTCTCCCCCACGCATGGCGGTATCGCGCCGGGAGGTATTCAGATGCCGGTCGCGATGTACTGGCGATTCACCGCCTCACCCGCACCGCAAAACTCGGCAGCGCCCGCCATCGTCGGCAACACCATCTACTACGCCTGCCGTGACCGCTTCTACGCGCTCGATGCGGAAACAGGACGTGTGCTATGGCGCTATCCGGCAGACCAGCCGCTGGATGCACAGTTCCGCACCACCCCCGCGGTGTCGGAAGGCATCGTGTACGTCGGAGCCACGGACGGCAACCTGTACGCCCTCTCTGCGCCCACTGGCAAATATCTCTGGTCCTTCCGCGCACAGGGGGCGATACTGTCCCCACCGACCGTGGTGAACGACGTTGTGTACTTCGGGGCTGCTGACGGAAAGGTTTACGCGATTAACGCCAAAACAGGCGAACCGGTTTGGCGCGGGGGGTTCCGTACGCTGGATGCCGTCAACGGCGCAGTGGCTGTGGCGGATGACATGGTGTACTTCATCTCCGCAGACCAGACATTGTATGCCGCAGCCGCAGCAACAGGCTTGCTCCTGTGGCGAACACGCCTGCCGGGCACACTGTATGCCCTGTCGCCGGTGGTGGCAGACCGCAATGTGTATGTCGTTTCCTCAAACGCACTGCAGGTGCTGCAGGCGCGCAGCGGACGACAGCTGTGGGCGCGTACCCTGCCCGACGACATCGTGACGGAGCCGATTGCAGGCAATGGCATGGTCTACGTGCTGACGCGCGACGGTCGCGTGTGGGCGTTCGACAACACGGGCAAACTGCTGTGGAACAGCAAAGAGCCTGTGTTCACCAACCAGCCGGTCGCTCCACCCACACTGGCAGGGAATGTGCTTATCATCGGCACGACGCGGGGTGGCATCTACGCTCTGGACGCTTCGAACGGAGCCGTCCTGTGGAAGTACCTCTTACAGTCGTCTTCCTCCACCCCCGAGCGTCCCTCCTTTACCGACATCACTGCGCCGCCAGTGGTGGCAAACGGCACGCTGTATGTGGTGTCGGATGACGGCAGTCTCACCACCTTCCGCGCCGATGCACCCGACAGCATCCCGCCCACCATCACCGAGCTGGAACCAACGCGCGGTGTCGCCATGTCGGGACAACCGCCCATCCGCTTCCGTGCGCTCATCAGCGACGACGGCTCGGGTATCAAAACCGATACCATCCAGTTCCTGCTGGACGATAAGCCCGTGAAATATGAGTTCGACCTCGTCAAGGGAGAAATCAGCTACCTGTGGGATACCAGAGAAGCATCCGCTTCGCCCACCGGACAGCCCGCAGGGGCAGCAACCGTTAAACCCCTCGCCGACGGGCGACACACCGTGAAGGTCATCGCGGAGGACTGGCGCGGCAACCGCACCGAATATGCGTGGACCTTCATCGTGGATAACACCCTGCGCAAACGCACTACCACGCCCACGCAGCAACAGCGCATGGGAGTGCCCGGCGTGCCTGGTGGATTGGGAGGACGCCGCGGCGGCGGAGCACCGGGACGCGGCGAAGACGGATACTAACAGGAGTGTCCGAACGGTGGAGGAAGCTCGCCTGCGTGCTTTGCTCCGACTGGCGTATCTCGAGCTTCCTCCACGCCGCCTGCTGAACCTGCTGGAGCGCTTCGAGAAACCCGAAGACCTCTTCCACGCTTCACGTACCGACCTGCTGCGCATTGAGGGCATGACCGAAGCCGCCGCCGCGCGCATCCTGAACGCCCCAGACCTGACCCCAGAACAGTGGCAACGCTGGCAAAAGGCGAACGCCCGACTGCTGACCTGGCGCGACGAGAACTACCCTGCCCCCCTGCGCGAGATCGTAGACTTCCCGCCCCTGCTGTTCGTGCGCGGCAGCCTGCAGGAGCGCGACCGCTTCGCCATCGCCATCGTGGGCACGCGCAAACCCACCTCCTATGGACGCACCGTCGCCGAGAAACTGGGGCGCGAACTCGCCCGCTACGGGCTCACCATCGTCAGCGGGGGCGCACGGGGCATCGACACCGCCGCGCATACCGGCGCACTGCGGGCGAACGGACGTACCATCGCAGTGCTGGGCTGTGGCATCGACGTGGCGTACCCCGCCGAATCGGCGGCACTGTTCCAGCGTATCGCCACGCAAGGCGCACTCATCTCCGAATATCCGCCCGGCATCCAGCCCGACCAGTGGCGATTTCCCGCCCGAAACCGCCTCGTCAGCGCGCTGGCGCTGGGCGTGCTGGTGGTGGAGGCTCCATGCGATAGCGGCGCGCTGATTACAGCCAGCCACGCACTGGAACAGGGCAAACCGGTCTTCGCCGTGCCCGGCAATATCGACACCGGACACAGCGCAGGCTGCCACCAGCTGATTAAGCAGGGCGCAACCCTCGTGGACAGCGTGGAGGACATCGTGCGCGCGCTGGGCATTGCGCCCGAACCCCCTCCGGAACGCGCCGCCCTGCCCACCCTGACGCCCGTGCAACAGCAGGTGCTGCAAGCGTTGTCGCTCACGCCCAAGCACGTGGATGCGCTCGCCGATGAACTGCGCCTGCCAGTCGCCCAATTGAACGCGGAACTGCTGCTGTTGGAAATGCACAACCTCGTGCGCCGACAGCCGGGCAACGCTTATGTTCGGGTACCATAGAAAAGGTGAATGTCATTCTGAAAGAACGTCATTCTTAGCGCAAGCGAAGAATCTCAGAGATGCTTCACTCCGTTCAGCATGACAAAGGGGGCCACCACCACTGTCATTCTGAGCGCGAGCGAAGAATCTCAGAGATGCTTCACTCCGTGCAGCATGACAAAGGGGGCCACCACCACTGTCATTCTGAGCGAAGCGAAGAATCTCAGAGATGCTTCACTTCGTTCAGCATGACAAAGAACGTCACTCTGAGCGCAAGCGTAGAATCTGATAGGGGGAAGGAAAGCCTATGAATCACCTCTCTCTCTCCATCGCGGATATCGCACTGAGGCTGGAATGCCCCGACCCCGCGTTCCTGTCGCAACTCGTGCAGGAGCGGTACGAGGCGTTCGTCTGCAGCGCACAGCCATCGCCCCACATCCGCATCCGCCTGCAACCCATCGCCAGTCCACCCACCCGCGCCCGGATCGAGAGCGTGAAGGTGCGCCCAGCCGAGGGCGGCTGGCGATTCGTATACGACACCTTCGTGGCGGACGTCAGTCCCGACGCCGACAGCGCGGAGGTCACCTGCCTGCACAGTCCCTACGCCGTCGATTCCTTCCTGCGGGCGTTGCTGGCACTGTACCTGCCCCAGCGCCAGGGGGTTATCCTTCATGCCGCCGCGGTGCGCGACGCGGGGCGCGGATACCTGTTTGCGGGGCGTTCGGGCGCGGGCAAAAGCACGGTGGCGCGCCTGCTGTGCGACCTCGCGGAGGTTCTGAGCGATGAACTGGTGGCGGTGCGCCGCACGCCAGATGGCTGGCAGGTGTACGGAACCCCCTTCTGGGGCGACTTCGCCCGCGCTGGCGCGAACCTGCACGCCCCCCTGCACGCCATCTACCTGCTGAAACACGCCGCCCAGCACCGCGTGGAACCCCTGTCGCGCGGCGACGCCCTGCGCGCCCTGCTGCAGTGTAGCCTGCAGTTTGCCGAGGGGGCGCAGGTGGCGGAATGGATGCTGAACGTGGTGTCCGCGCTGGCGCGCGACGTGCCCGCGTGCCGCCTGCACTTCCTGCCCGACGCCGGTTTCTGGCAAC contains:
- a CDS encoding MgtC/SapB family protein, giving the protein MSSLWDVLTPLLLACVLGAVVGLERELHGRPAGLRTHILLSMGAALFGMVSAGMKGANTDPTRIAAQVVTGIGFIGAGTIIHLGGTVRGLTTAASIWATAAIGLAVGLNRQYWLMAMVATVMAFLTLTLVHLLEGFLRLKRRVRDLEVVAREEEAVIEPLLDILSAMRVDVQSVRILPTLLPGTRRYELSLDLPARVSAQQVLGRVAQCQQVIEVKWD
- the dprA gene encoding DNA-processing protein DprA — protein: MEEARLRALLRLAYLELPPRRLLNLLERFEKPEDLFHASRTDLLRIEGMTEAAAARILNAPDLTPEQWQRWQKANARLLTWRDENYPAPLREIVDFPPLLFVRGSLQERDRFAIAIVGTRKPTSYGRTVAEKLGRELARYGLTIVSGGARGIDTAAHTGALRANGRTIAVLGCGIDVAYPAESAALFQRIATQGALISEYPPGIQPDQWRFPARNRLVSALALGVLVVEAPCDSGALITASHALEQGKPVFAVPGNIDTGHSAGCHQLIKQGATLVDSVEDIVRALGIAPEPPPERAALPTLTPVQQQVLQALSLTPKHVDALADELRLPVAQLNAELLLLEMHNLVRRQPGNAYVRVP
- a CDS encoding PQQ-binding-like beta-propeller repeat protein, whose translation is MRMRLKGFISAGWTRALPVCALVLLVASAALAQDVEVYRFSPTHGGIAPGGIQMPVAMYWRFTASPAPQNSAAPAIVGNTIYYACRDRFYALDAETGRVLWRYPADQPLDAQFRTTPAVSEGIVYVGATDGNLYALSAPTGKYLWSFRAQGAILSPPTVVNDVVYFGAADGKVYAINAKTGEPVWRGGFRTLDAVNGAVAVADDMVYFISADQTLYAAAAATGLLLWRTRLPGTLYALSPVVADRNVYVVSSNALQVLQARSGRQLWARTLPDDIVTEPIAGNGMVYVLTRDGRVWAFDNTGKLLWNSKEPVFTNQPVAPPTLAGNVLIIGTTRGGIYALDASNGAVLWKYLLQSSSSTPERPSFTDITAPPVVANGTLYVVSDDGSLTTFRADAPDSIPPTITELEPTRGVAMSGQPPIRFRALISDDGSGIKTDTIQFLLDDKPVKYEFDLVKGEISYLWDTREASASPTGQPAGAATVKPLADGRHTVKVIAEDWRGNRTEYAWTFIVDNTLRKRTTTPTQQQRMGVPGVPGGLGGRRGGGAPGRGEDGY
- the nadC gene encoding carboxylating nicotinate-nucleotide diphosphorylase → MPTLLDIKLVDEIVGCALREDVGTGDMTTLLTVPPGTEALGEFIATQPGVLAGLVVAERVFYHCDSRVQVEPMLKEGQRFDAGAVLAVVRGEARAILVAERVALNFLQRLSGIATLTARFVEAVRDLPVRICDTRKTTPGLRYLERYAVRVGGGFNHRFGLYDAVLIKDNHIAVCGGITEAVHRVRRTLPHTMKIEVECGTLQQVQEALEAGVDIILLDNMTLDDLREAVRMAKGRAFLEASGGVRLETVRPIAETGVDAISVGALTHSAPAIDIKLELRLA
- a CDS encoding CBS domain-containing protein, whose protein sequence is MPKAKDIMTTDVVTIQGTATVAEAVALMKQKGVRSLIVERRNEDDAYGIITQRDIVYKVVAKGLSPQSVQVHEIMSKPLVVVNPNLDVKYVARLLANTGLSRAPVIGEHRLMGVVSLSDIVNKAM